From Acinonyx jubatus isolate Ajub_Pintada_27869175 chromosome E2, VMU_Ajub_asm_v1.0, whole genome shotgun sequence:
TGTTGCTTTCTGGATTTTTGTCATTCTGggtctctgccctctctgctctcccatcCCTCTGGGTCTCTATACGCCTGCttctctgtgtcccctctctcccctggggTCCCGTTTCCCTCTCTGGGTATAAACTGCCAGTCTAGCCTTTCTCTATGGGCCTCCCGAGATCTGCTGGTCTCAGTGGGCCACCTTCCTGCCCCACAGTGCCCCTCCGAGATGATGGAAACATGCCTGACGTGCCCAGCCACCCCCAGGACCCTGAGGGTCCAAGCTTGGAGTGGCTGAAGAAACTGTGAGCACCTCCGGTGACATGGAGGAGGCCCCCTCCCCTGTGgccaataaaatgtgaaaagcGACCCCAGAATCTGAGCTTGTGTGTGATCAGAGGTGGAAACAGTAGACGGTGGCCAAGGCAAGTCTGTGGGTCAGTTTATTGGAGGCAGGGGGGTCAGTCAAAGGCGGGGCTGGCTAGAGTGGGGTAGGGCAGCAGTTTGTCTGGCCCCCGAGAAACCCAGCTGGAGTCCAGGGCCTCATCTGCTTCGAAGCCGAAGTCTTCTTCCACCTTAatctgggggagagaggggcaggcatGAGCAGGCCTGGGACCTAGAGAAAGGCCGCTGGCCTCACCATTCTGCCTCCTCAGGCACCTCGGGGAGAACCCCAAcagccctgccttcccttccaCCCCTGTTCTCtgatcctcctcctcctctgtccccgccTGCTCCAGTCCTCCGACCTGCCCCCTACCCAGCCTCCTCCAGGTCTCTCCCAACCTTCTCcatcctccttcctgcccccctcctacccctcccttctccaggtctctctccttccttttccaccCAAGTCCCCACCTGGCTTTTTCCAgctttctccttccctgcccagcccagcccctgcagcCCAACCTGCTTCCTCCAGCTGCCCCAGCCCTGAACCTGCATGGGCTGCAGGGCCCGGCTCCCACAGCACTGTCACAAAGCAGGAGCCCTGGTCCCACCTGCACTGGGGCCAGTTCTGGAGTCAGCACAGTTCCGGCTCGGCGTCCATCCCGGGGCCCTCGCCGCCTCTTGCGCCCGCTGGGCCCCTCACCAGGGGTCGGGCTGCTGGGTTCCGGGGGTGCGGGTGTCCTTCGGGGCGGGGACAGCCCCTCCTTCTCTGGGGGCTCGTTCTCTGCGTTGCCAGGGGTGGGAGCATCTGTGCCCTGGCTGCCCTCGTcctggtggggggaaggggcagcagaTGAAGGCTGCATCCCATCGCCCAGCCCGCCCGGCCCGCCAGGAGGCCGCGCTCACCTCCAGCACGATGGTGAGCTGGCTGGCGCGGTAGTCATCGCCGTAGGCATCCAGCACTCTCATGAGGAACCTGCTCCGGAGAGAGGCCCCCAGGGGCACAGCGTCAGCGTCCGGTGGGTCGGGAAAGGGGTTCGGAGCTCCCAAATCTGAGACCTGAGTGCCTGATACCTGCCCGGCCAGCGGGACCCTGGGCCACACTAGGTGACCTCTCTTCACTGTTAACTGTCGACAGGACGCAACAACCCTGTGTGGGTGGGTGGCCGTGAGGGTGACCCTGCAGCTAGACAGTGGTGTCTCCTAGTGCTCAGTGTGCGGGCTCAGAGAACATTCCGGCGTCGGCTGAGTTCTTTACCAGGAACCAAAGGGCTAGAGAAAGGTGCAGGGCACTCCTGCTGATGCCGCCTTCTCTGCTTCCATCTCGGCTTCCAGGGCTTTGGGGTTCTTCTGTTTGTTTAAGCTCTGAATGCTACCTGTGGGCCGGCGCCCAGAGGAGTCTTTATCATGCCATCTCATGGTGTGTCCACACCAGCTCTGCACCCGTGTTCTCAGTGCTAGGGACACATCGGGGAACCAAACGAAACCCCTGTGCACACTGAGCTCAGTTTTGCAGGGGGACCATCAGCCAATCAACAGAGCAGAGTaagctgtggggtgcctgggcggctcaggccGCTAAGCGTCtcttttgatttcggctccggtcatgatctcagagtcatgggatcaagccttgcgtcaggctccgtgctgacagtgtagagagccttcctgggattctcactcttcctctcctctccccctggccccctccacccccacccccaccccccacccccccgccagcGCACACGTGCTcgctctaaaataagaaaaaaagagtaagctGGAAAAGTAGGGAGGAGAATACAAGGATACTTGGAAGAGGGCTTGAACCTCAAATGGACGGTGGGGGCCGCCTCACGGAGGCGAGGGAATGGCAGGAAAGCCTTTCTGGCTGACCGCACAGCGAGTACAgcagccctgaggcaggagcaggggGTGTGCTGGGGACTCAGCTGGGAGCCTCTGcagggttttaagcagagaagtgacTTGGTCCGtcttactttttatctttttttaacttctaaaaaaagtgttttttaagaattatgctaagaCATTCATAACATACGGTTTGCCCGCGGAACCGTTTTTAAGCGTGCAGCTtcgtggcattaagtacattcacactgctgTGCGACCGTCCCACCATCCGACTCCGGggctctcttcctcttcccagaaagaaaccctgccCCATTAAACAACCACCATTCTCCTTTCTGCCCCTGTGACCTTGACTGAGTGCCTCGTATATGTGGTATCTTGTCCTTCTGGGACAGGCTTGCTTCCCTAAGCACAATATCCTCATGCACAGTGTAGCCTGTGGtgggatttccttcctttttaagactgaatcaTACTCTCACGTGCAGACATTTTGTTCCTCCACTCACCCATACCCGGATGCTTGGGGCCTTCCACATTTAGGCTCTTGTCAATACGGTTAGGATCCTGGGTGTGCACACCTCTGCAAGtgacctgcttccgattcttctGGGGACACGTCTAGAAACGGAATTGCTAGATCTCATGGTAATTCTGTTCTTAAATTTGGGGGAACTGCCTTACCGTTTTTACATagtggcacttttttttttttttttttttagagagcgagtgcacacaggggagggccagagagagagggggagagagaatcccaagcaggctctgcactgtcagcacagagcctgatgcagggggttgatcccctgaccctgggatcatgacctgagccaagagcaaGTTCCCacgctgctggtccagggaccacactgtgAGAACCACAGGGCTGAGCTCCAGATAGATGGTTCAGACGGTGAACCGTCCTGACTGATGTGTATTGTTGAGGGGAGTTTACCAGCTACAGATACCTTCCCAACCTTGTGATGTTTCAGCCATGCAGGCCACCGCTGGCTTCGTAAGCTCTCTTGGTTCTACTGTAAAGAGGATGTTGGCTACTGGTGCAGATAGGAAAAGTGGTTCACCCAGGGTGTTGGGACAGGGGACCTGGGAGAGATTAAGAGGCCAGGGAGAGGGTGGCAGGAATTGGACAAGGAGCCATGCCCCTGGGCCCAGGGTGCTGGCATCCTGGGTCTGTTCTGAGGTTGCAGTAGATGAGGGGGGGACAGAAAGCAGCAGCTGGGAAGGTTCAGTCTCTGACGCGAGCAGACgaggggggggggctgggggggtgagATCAGGGTTAGTTCTGGATGCCTGTGAGGTGACCAGAAGTCACTGTCCAGCGGGTGGACACTGTCCAGAGCTGCAGACAGGATCGAGGGTTGGCAGCGCTTAGGTGGCCTTGCCACGGTGTTACAAGTGTTCCGGAAGTGCACCCAGAAACTTCCCGCACCTGCACCATCCACTGTAGTCACCACTGCCCACCTGCTGCTGTTGGGGAGCACCTGGCATGTGGTGACAGTGACACAGGAACGGACTTTTTGATGTTGcgaattttctatttcatttcaacGAACTAAGTGTGTCCTGACAGATGTTAAATTTCAACTTTAATGAAGTTTCAGGTGAAGTCGCCACCTGTGGGTATTCAACTGAGACAGGAAGCAGGCTCAGAGTCCCCCAGCAACACTGCCCGAAGCCAAGCCCGTGGCTTCACGCCACGCCCCTTCGTTCTCGCCCCGCCtctcctcgccccccccccccccccccacctctccccgccAGGCCGACTCCACTCCCGGCCGTGGCAAGTGGCAAGCGGCAAGCGCTGGGGGCACGCGCAGCCCGAGAGGTGGCGGAAGCAACAGCGGGGAGCGGAGGCAGGGGGCCCGGCCTGACATGCAATGGGTTACCTCCGCTCCTGCTGAAGCCTCCGGGTTATCCTCTGCACCTGGTGGAGCCTGTTCAGGACCCGCTCGTTCACCTGCAGGGAGGCAGCAGAGCGCACGGGTCACCGGGACTCCCGTCGCTTACGCCACACGTGCCATGCCGTGACCCCGGGAGCGGCCACAcagcctctcctgcccctctccctccatcccctccaCTCCCGTGGGCCTCCTTCTGTCCTGGGGGCTCCCCCACACGCCTGCACCGCTCCCTCAAGTCTGAGCTCACACATTCCCAGTCAGGGACCTCCCGCTACACTGCaccaccctctccctgcccccccagaaCTTGGGcgcccagcccctcctctccgCTCGTTTCCTTCCCACACTCCTCACTGCCTTCTCGCCCACCCACTTTTCTTcttgctcacggtctgtctcccccaccaggACATTAGCTCCGAAGGACAGGGACTTGTGCCTGTGTCACCGTGCCTTGAGCAGAGCCTGGCAGAGGCGGTGCTCCACGCATACTTGCTAATAAATGCGTGACTTTCTGTCATGTCAAGTGCGGCGCAACACCAAACAGGAGTTGGCTACCTCGGTGCCCTCAGAGAGACACAGATGAGCAGGTTCCGCCCCTGGGTCAGAAAATGTGGGCTCCGACCCCAGCCTGCCActttgctgggtgaccttgggccagttccttagaacctccctgagcctcaggtgTTTGCATTTGTAAAAACAGGAATAACACCACCACCTATTCCTAatggggagtggggcagggaggtggggctaAGAGCAGAAGCTCAAATGCCAGCTCCATTGGAGCAGATGATTGAGTCCCTGTGGACCCCAGCATGACGTGTTAAAACAGGGCTGGGGTCCCCACTGCCAGCTGGGGCAGTGCAGGGGTGGGGCGTGGAGtgggtggagacagaggggagCCCGGAGATGCCCTGTGCGGAAAGCCTTGGGCGAGCCTGGCACACGGTGGGTGGTCCCCTATGACAGCGGTCGCTCTGATGGCACCACCCGGGTACTGAAAAGCCCTGTGAACGCAGGATTCCCGGGATGAAATGTTACTGTTGTCACTGCTGTTGTGGAATCCCCGAGAGGAGTCCCCAGGGGGAAGAGTAAGAAAGCAgcggtggaggagggaggaaggtccGGGTGAGCTGAAGGACGGTGTGGAGGCAACCGCAGTCTAGTTCGAGATGTATGCTGTCTGGTTCGTGTACGTTACACCCGATCTGTCCACAAACCATCTAGTGCACgcctgcgcacacacacatacataaaaccaAATGGCTCTTCGCGTCCTGTGCACATCCTAGCTGCCATTGGGCGTACACAGCTTGGGCTTTAGTGCAGCTTCAGGGGGGACGGTTTAGTACACGGGGCTGACTGCTCCCTCCCACTTGCCCTGTGGTCCTCCAACACCTCCTGTGAGAGCACACATCCAGCCAGCCCTGGGTGAACCGAGATCCTGCTCCAGGCAGCCTGACGCACTCCTCATCCTAAGACGGCTTGAACGCCCACCCGCGGTCTCCATCTGCCGcctcctgaccccccccccccccccccgctccagcTCAGACCTCGTCCCGTCCTGCCCGGGCCACTACACCAGCCGCCCCTCTTCCAGTGCTCCCCATCACCACTGTGAGGGGTTGGATGGTGTGGGTGGAGTCCTAACTCTCCCAGTACCGCAGAACGTGACCTTCTTGGCACATAGGGTCTTCAGAGGTGTTGGAGTCAAAGGTCACtaagtgggccctaatccaacatgactgtgTCCTTCCAAACGGAGGaagctggggcacagagaggcacACACAGGAAGAACACCACATGAAGGCAGAGATCCACCGGTCAGGGAACACCATGATTGCCAGCAAGCAAGCCCGCCGCTGCCCTGACCTTGCCCTTCCAGCCTCCATAACTACGGGAGGGTGCATTGCCGTTACTTAGTACCTGGTGACAGGAGGCCTGTGACACTAACACAACCCAGCTCAGTCTTTCAAACACCCAGATCTGACCCTGTTCCTCCCTCCGTTTGAAAACTTTCAGGAGCTCCTCCTCccttcaaaacaaaaccaaatccaaACTTCGTGCCCTGGTGTTCCTGGCCTTTCTAGATCTGGTCCCTGCCAAAGGTGCGTTCCTCATTCTCACCAAGGAAGCTGATGCTGTGATGCTGCGTATAGAACCTGTGTCTGGGGTAGGAGCCATGGGGATGGACAGGAGAAGGATCCAAGCGGGATTGAAGAGGCAGGATGGACAGGACGTGAGAGCCTGACGCGAGGGGTAAGGGGGACTTGAAAAGCCTGATCAGCGGGAGCACCAGAGGCACGTAGGAAACATCAGTGAGCTGATCTGGGTGGTCAGGGTCGCTGGTGAGCACACCGCTCTCCAGGTGCTTTGCATGTGCCCGACAGGTAACAGGCGCAGAGCAAACGAaccatgaatgaataaatgaatgaaaggttCATTCAGCTAGGTAAGGAAAGCTGGCATATGGGCAGAGACGGGGAAGGGGTGGTGATTTAGGCCAAGGGGCCCCCAAGCCGGGGAATCCGCACTCACCTACCTGCTCGATCTCCCGGCAGCGCCGACCTAGCGCCTGGTACTTCCTTCGATTTAGTTCTCGCTGGCGCCGCCGCTGTCCCCGGGCGGCCTCTTCCTCTTCAT
This genomic window contains:
- the TFPT gene encoding TCF3 fusion partner isoform X1 yields the protein MELEQREGTMAAVGFEEFSAPPGSELALPPLFGGHILESELETEVEFVSGGLGGSGLRERDEEEEAARGQRRRQRELNRRKYQALGRRCREIEQVNERVLNRLHQVQRITRRLQQERRFLMRVLDAYGDDYRASQLTIVLEDEGSQGTDAPTPGNAENEPPEKEGLSPPRRTPAPPEPSSPTPGEGPSGRKRRRGPRDGRRAGTVLTPELAPVQIKVEEDFGFEADEALDSSWVSRGPDKLLPYPTLASPAFD
- the TFPT gene encoding TCF3 fusion partner isoform X2, whose protein sequence is MAAVGFEEFSAPPGSELALPPLFGGHILESELETEVEFVSGGLGGSGLRERDEEEEAARGQRRRQRELNRRKYQALGRRCREIEQVNERVLNRLHQVQRITRRLQQERRFLMRVLDAYGDDYRASQLTIVLEDEGSQGTDAPTPGNAENEPPEKEGLSPPRRTPAPPEPSSPTPGEGPSGRKRRRGPRDGRRAGTVLTPELAPVQIKVEEDFGFEADEALDSSWVSRGPDKLLPYPTLASPAFD